TAAAAAGTGGAGAACCGAAATCGATAATATTCCATGGCAATATGTACCCGATTCATTATATGACATTCAAAAACTAGCGTATATAGATAATAGTTACACCAATTACTTTTCGTTTAAATATGGAAAAGGAAGTTTATATATACACTTAGCACCAATTATGTTTAGCAATTACCACCTTTTAAATGAAAAAAGTGTTGCCTATGCCGAAAATGTTTTTTCTTACCTACCTCCTAATAAAGATATAGTTTGGGATGAAGCATCTAAATATCCATTTGTAACTCGAGAGAATAAAGAGTATAGAGCAGAAAAGTCTGCCTTATATTATATTTTTTCTAAACCTTCTTTGAGAGCAGCTTGGTACGTGCTTCTATTATCCGGAGTATGCTTTTTACTATTTACTGCCAAACGCAGACAGCGAGCCATAGAAATTTTAGAAGCTAAAAAAAACTCAACTATTCAATTTATAGATACCATAAAATATCTTTATTTAAAACAAAAGAATTACAAAGTAATAAATCATCACAGGTACAAATATTTTCAGTCATTTATTCGAAATAAATACAGCATTATTATTAGCAACCCTACCGATGATTTGTATAGAAAAATAGCCTTAAAGAGTAACTATGACGAAGACAAAATAAGAGAATTGTTTAAATTCTTTTTAACTATTGGCATTGATGATTCAATACACGACAATTTAATTGAAAAACACACAAACGAACTAAATAATTTTTACTTACACGCAACAAAAAACAACTAAGTGATGGAACAACAATCAATACTAGGCAATGGAGAAATGCAAGCCGACTTAACTTTTATTTCAAATAAAAGCTTAGAAATAAAGAATGAAATTGGAAAAGTAATCGTAGGGCAAGACAGACTTATTGAACTAATGCTAGTTGGCATTTATAGCGGTGGTCACATTCTGCTGGAAGGAGTTCCGGGAATAGCAAAAACATTGGCAGCTAAACTATTGTCAAAAACAATTTCAACGCATTTTTCCAGAATTCAGTTTACTCCGGATTTAATGCCATCAGATGTTACAGGCACATCTGTATTTAATTTAAAAAGTTCTGAATTCAATTTTGTAAAGGGGCCAATATTCTCAAACATCGTATTGATTGATGAAATAAACCGCTCTCCGGCCAAAACACAAGCAGCTCTGTTTGAGGTAATGGAAGAAAGGCAAATTACCACCGATGGACAAACGTATAAAATGGATTATCCATTTTTTGTTTTAGCCACGCAGAACCCAATTGAACAAGAAGGAACGTACAAGTTACCAGAAGCTCAATTAGACCGATTTTTATTCAAAATCAAACTTGCATATCCAACCTTAGAAGAAGAAA
The sequence above is a segment of the Bacteroidota bacterium genome. Coding sequences within it:
- a CDS encoding MoxR family ATPase, coding for MEQQSILGNGEMQADLTFISNKSLEIKNEIGKVIVGQDRLIELMLVGIYSGGHILLEGVPGIAKTLAAKLLSKTISTHFSRIQFTPDLMPSDVTGTSVFNLKSSEFNFVKGPIFSNIVLIDEINRSPAKTQAALFEVMEERQITTDGQTYKMDYPFFVLATQNPIEQEGTYKLPEAQLDRFLFKIKLAYPTLEEEKQILVRFKEGKPLHDFEVKASISVEDLKKCADIVNKVYIKDEILSYIASIVNTTRNHSDIFLGASPRASLAIMKTSKAVAAMRGRSFVIPEDVQFVAYPVLNHRIILTSEKEMEGAGTEDVIKNIIQTIEVPR